A stretch of Microbulbifer sp. SAOS-129_SWC DNA encodes these proteins:
- a CDS encoding IS30 family transposase, producing the protein MSYNQLTENERYQIYSLKKAGHSQIEIAELLERHPSTICRELRRNKGLRGYRPGQAQKLSNVRRYGAHKARKVTDEVRDQIETLLRQELSPQQVADYLKRCTGISLHHETIYQLIYADKAHGGDLYTHLRVASKPYRKRYGSNDQRGKIKNRVSIDERPEVVDLGNRIGDWEGDTVIGKGRKGALLTLVERKSLYTVIVLLTGKRADLLAAAAVAHMVHLKEKVKTITFDNGLEFAGHEEIAKGLEADIYFAHPYASWERGINENTNGLIRQYFPKGTDFSTVSDEQVQFVMDRLNSRPRATRGGRSPNELFMGRRDDLLAA; encoded by the coding sequence ATGAGCTACAACCAGCTGACCGAGAACGAACGATACCAGATTTATAGTCTGAAGAAAGCCGGGCACTCGCAAATAGAGATTGCCGAACTTCTGGAAAGGCATCCCTCTACGATCTGTCGAGAGCTGCGTCGCAACAAAGGGCTACGAGGGTACCGGCCCGGGCAAGCTCAAAAGCTGTCGAATGTTAGACGGTATGGGGCCCACAAGGCTCGGAAGGTGACGGACGAGGTACGTGATCAGATTGAAACGCTGCTCCGGCAGGAGTTAAGCCCGCAGCAGGTAGCAGATTATCTGAAACGGTGTACGGGTATTTCCTTACATCATGAGACAATTTATCAGCTGATCTATGCCGACAAGGCTCATGGCGGCGATTTGTATACGCATCTGCGAGTAGCGTCAAAGCCCTACCGCAAGCGTTACGGCAGCAACGATCAACGCGGCAAGATCAAGAACAGAGTGAGTATTGATGAACGCCCTGAGGTTGTTGACCTGGGTAACCGAATTGGCGACTGGGAAGGCGATACAGTCATCGGCAAAGGCCGCAAAGGTGCGCTATTGACCCTGGTAGAGCGCAAATCGCTGTATACGGTCATTGTGTTGCTGACGGGCAAGAGAGCCGACTTGCTCGCCGCTGCAGCGGTTGCGCATATGGTACACCTTAAGGAGAAAGTCAAAACAATCACGTTCGACAATGGCCTTGAGTTTGCCGGTCATGAAGAGATCGCGAAAGGACTGGAGGCGGATATTTACTTTGCCCATCCCTATGCATCATGGGAGCGTGGAATCAATGAAAATACCAATGGTCTTATTCGGCAATATTTCCCGAAGGGAACGGACTTCAGTACGGTATCGGATGAGCAGGTTCAGTTTGTCATGGACCGCCTGAACAGCAGACCAAGAGCGACCAGGGGTGGACGATCGCCAAATGAGCTATTTATGGGGCGGCGGGACGATTTGCTCGCTGCATGA
- a CDS encoding ankyrin repeat domain-containing protein, translated as MDLSEAFRVGNEDFIISHLEKDYDVDADPEELLLKSAHYGRERTINKCLKSGISPDTHNALNWACGKGRLGPIKILVKAGANVNLKDSHNRTPMMCSAGNGKLNEVKFLLKNGARCDGALLAAVDGDHIKVVEFLISEEVDLEEISDIGLTALTAACASSIKKSTAIALLLIDAGANVNFVRESDEQTPLKFASGRSSLEVMQSLIDRGVEIDGPQGTDQTALMLAARSNSVERVDLLIKSGANPNLECGLKWANGATAKGLAEMENCQDVVKYFSQLEQI; from the coding sequence GTGGATTTAAGTGAAGCATTCAGAGTGGGAAACGAAGATTTTATTATTTCGCATCTTGAGAAAGATTATGATGTGGATGCTGATCCAGAAGAATTGCTATTAAAGTCTGCTCACTACGGTCGTGAAAGAACCATAAATAAATGTCTCAAGTCAGGAATTTCACCTGATACACATAATGCGTTAAATTGGGCGTGTGGCAAAGGAAGATTAGGCCCTATAAAAATTCTAGTTAAAGCTGGAGCAAATGTTAATTTGAAAGATAGCCACAATCGAACACCAATGATGTGTTCAGCTGGAAATGGAAAATTGAATGAAGTTAAATTTCTATTAAAAAATGGTGCCCGTTGTGACGGTGCGCTACTGGCGGCCGTTGACGGCGATCACATCAAGGTAGTTGAATTTCTTATTTCTGAAGAAGTAGATTTAGAAGAAATTTCAGATATTGGCCTAACTGCATTAACTGCTGCGTGTGCCTCATCTATAAAAAAATCTACTGCAATTGCACTGCTTCTTATTGATGCTGGAGCTAATGTCAACTTCGTACGCGAAAGTGATGAGCAAACACCATTAAAATTCGCATCAGGAAGATCATCTCTTGAGGTAATGCAATCACTAATAGATCGCGGGGTGGAGATTGATGGTCCTCAAGGCACTGATCAAACAGCATTAATGCTTGCTGCTCGATCTAATTCAGTAGAACGAGTAGATTTACTTATCAAAAGCGGCGCAAATCCAAATTTGGAGTGTGGTTTAAAATGGGCAAATGGAGCCACCGCTAAAGGTTTAGCTGAGATGGAAAATTGCCAAGATGTAGTTAAATATTTCTCTCAGCTGGAACAAATCTAA